One stretch of Nitrososphaerota archaeon DNA includes these proteins:
- a CDS encoding universal stress protein codes for MLRKFLVGYDGSVQAERALEFAIAIASQTEGSEIHVGYVVQKPGGVPDPIPDELMESLRRTGRETLMNAERTVRKNLVEVAVHLEAGSPGEKLLELAGRLKPDLVVLGTLQHSASEKLLGTVSSYFLKSREFPLLIVPPAGQPAASRM; via the coding sequence GTGCTCAGAAAATTCCTGGTGGGGTACGACGGTTCCGTGCAGGCAGAGCGTGCCCTGGAGTTTGCAATCGCCATAGCCTCGCAGACCGAGGGTTCAGAGATCCATGTCGGATATGTCGTCCAGAAACCGGGCGGGGTCCCCGACCCGATTCCTGACGAACTGATGGAGTCCCTAAGGAGGACAGGAAGGGAGACGCTGATGAACGCCGAACGGACAGTTAGGAAGAACCTCGTAGAAGTCGCCGTGCATCTCGAAGCGGGGAGCCCAGGCGAGAAGCTGCTGGAGTTGGCAGGGCGATTGAAGCCTGACCTGGTTGTCCTCGGGACGCTTCAGCACTCAGCTTCGGAGAAACTCCTTGGGACAGTGTCCTCGTACTTTCTGAAATCCCGGGAGTTCCCTCTTCTGATTGTCCCCCCAGCGGGTCAGCCCGCAGCGAGCAGGATGTAG
- a CDS encoding metallophosphoesterase family protein translates to MKVLLISDAHSNLPALDAVLGKARYDDVLFMGDAVDYGPFPFEVYSKLKRIRAKRVVSNHDVAAAFGLDCRSSSKTYQAAVRTRERITFQRMPRRALQMLGGAGETLDLAYGDLRARMLHAAPGDELYKYITKEEAANMEVKGADLLLLGHPHVPYGIKDGTR, encoded by the coding sequence GTGAAGGTCCTCCTCATCTCAGATGCCCACTCGAATCTCCCTGCACTGGATGCTGTCCTCGGCAAGGCCAGGTACGACGACGTGCTGTTCATGGGGGATGCCGTCGACTACGGGCCGTTCCCCTTCGAAGTCTACTCCAAACTGAAGCGGATAAGGGCAAAGAGGGTGGTGAGCAACCACGATGTAGCCGCGGCGTTCGGGCTTGACTGCCGGAGCAGCTCGAAGACGTACCAGGCAGCCGTCAGGACACGGGAGAGAATCACCTTTCAGAGGATGCCGAGGAGGGCGCTTCAGATGCTTGGCGGGGCGGGAGAGACCCTCGACCTGGCGTACGGCGACCTAAGGGCGAGAATGCTACACGCCGCTCCAGGCGACGAGCTCTACAAGTACATCACGAAGGAGGAAGCGGCCAACATGGAGGTCAAAGGGGCGGATCTCCTCTTGCTGGGGCACCCCCACGTGCCTTATGGGATTAAGGATGGGACGAGATAG